One region of Tamandua tetradactyla isolate mTamTet1 chromosome 6, mTamTet1.pri, whole genome shotgun sequence genomic DNA includes:
- the IMPA1 gene encoding inositol monophosphatase 1 isoform X2 codes for MDIWANSISWQIFIGEESVAAGEKSILTDNPTWIIDPIDGTTNFVHRFPFVAVSIGFVVNKKMEFGVVYSCVEDKMYTGQKGKGAFCNGQKLQVSQQEDITKSLLVTEFGSSRTPETVRIVLSNMEKLLSIPIHGIRGVGTAAVNMCLVATGGADAYYEMGIHCWDMAGAGIIVTEAGGVLIDVTGGPFDLMSRRIIAASSRTLAERIAKEIQIVPFQRDDED; via the exons TTTCATTGGTGAGGAATCTGTGGCAGCTGGGGAGAAAAGTATCTTAACTGACAACCCCACGTGGATCATTGACCCTATTGATGGAACAACTAACTTTGTACATAG atttccttTTGTAGCTGTTTCAATTGGCTTTGTTGTAAATAAAAAg ATGGAATTTGGAGTTGTATACAGTTGTGTGGAGGATAAAATGTATACTGGCCAGAAAGGAAAAGGTGCCTTTTGTAACGGTCAAAAGCTACAGGTTTCACAACAAGAAG ACATTACAAAATCACTCTTGGTGACAGAGTTTGGCTCGTCCAGAACACCAGAGACCGTAAGAATTGTTCTTTCTAATATGGAAAAACTTCTTTCCATTCCCATTCATGG GATTCGGGGTgttggaacagcagctgtaaaTATGTGCCTTGTGGCAACTGGAGGAGCAGATGCATATTATGAAATGGGGATTCACTGCTGGGATATGGCAGGAGCTGGCATTATTGTTACTGAAGCTGGTGGAGTACTAATAGATGTAACAG GTGGACCATTTGATTTGATGTCACGAAGAATAATTGCTGCAAGTAGTAGAACATTAGCCGAGAGGATAGCCAAAGAAATTCAGATAGTACCTTTTCAAAGAGATGATGAAGATTAA